In Candidatus Eremiobacterota bacterium, a genomic segment contains:
- a CDS encoding MOSC domain-containing protein, translating into MNLGTVAGLWRYPVKSLKAEPLARADVLPDGLEGDRTAALVVESPEHARAGKPYRGKESSRLHLTADPATAATYAADANVLVTLDRSRPRWFDARTISVLFDLWVRDVEALVGERLDPLRWRPNLYVETAPGTTQRETDLVGATLRAGTVVLRVTEPIERCVTPNYDVATGEENPLVLRAVARERGCFVGVYCEVETPGEIALGDLLRLG; encoded by the coding sequence ATGAACCTCGGCACCGTCGCCGGGCTGTGGCGCTATCCCGTCAAGAGCCTCAAGGCCGAACCGCTCGCGCGCGCCGACGTCCTGCCCGACGGGCTCGAGGGCGACCGGACGGCGGCGCTCGTCGTCGAGAGCCCGGAGCACGCGCGCGCGGGCAAACCGTACCGCGGCAAGGAGTCATCGCGCCTGCACCTCACCGCCGACCCGGCGACGGCCGCGACCTACGCGGCGGACGCGAACGTGCTGGTCACGCTCGACCGCAGCCGTCCGCGCTGGTTCGACGCGCGCACGATCTCGGTGCTCTTCGATCTGTGGGTGCGCGATGTCGAAGCGCTGGTCGGCGAGCGGCTCGACCCCTTGCGCTGGCGCCCGAACCTGTACGTCGAGACCGCGCCCGGCACCACGCAGCGCGAGACGGATCTCGTCGGCGCGACGCTGCGCGCGGGGACCGTGGTCTTGCGGGTCACCGAGCCGATCGAACGCTGCGTGACGCCGAACTACGACGTCGCGACCGGCGAAGAGAACCCGCTCGTCCTGCGCGCCGTCGCGCGCGAGCGCGGCTGCTTCGTCGGCGTCTACTGCGAGGTCGAGACGCCGGGCGAGATCGCGCTGGGCGACCTGCTGCGGCTCGGCTGA